Proteins from a single region of Belliella baltica DSM 15883:
- the tnpC gene encoding IS66 family transposase codes for MGKNSVDYWYSWDYVLIFRKHFYRILDHRDTLIQELIKMNHQLMEQVKSLKSRVSDLENELARYRNPKNSRNSSVPPSKDENRPKKNQSLRQDTGRKTGGQPGHKGHTLEMTSSPDIIENHIPLFCTCCGGDLSAVPAELSSKRQVLDLPVIKVVCTEHRIFSKNCSCGEKISGSFPDNINAPIQYGSGVETIVGYLHARQYVPYRRMKELLRDCFGINLSEGSIDNIIGRFARKSAPIYAKIKTAVSKSPVIGADETGAKVDGNKQWVWTYQTEELTLLAISESRGLKAMNTHFPDGFGKAVLCHDAWRAYFNYSENLHQLCCAHLLRELNYIVERYKSKWADSLRALFREAISLKRKLKKLSDPENSRSIASIEEKMDNLLAQPVESKHKEAVSLQKRLLKYRKSLFTFLYHQKVPPDNNASERAIRNIKVKQKISGQFKSNNGAENFSVIRSVVDTLIKRSGNILENLNHIANLQPE; via the coding sequence GTGGGGAAAAACAGTGTGGATTATTGGTATTCATGGGATTATGTGCTGATATTCAGGAAACATTTCTATAGGATATTGGACCACAGGGATACGCTTATACAGGAACTGATCAAGATGAACCACCAGCTTATGGAGCAGGTCAAGTCTTTAAAATCTAGGGTATCCGATTTGGAAAATGAGCTTGCCCGTTACCGTAATCCCAAAAACAGCCGCAACAGCTCGGTTCCCCCTTCAAAAGACGAGAACCGCCCCAAAAAAAATCAGAGTCTCCGTCAGGATACAGGGCGCAAAACCGGCGGTCAGCCTGGACACAAAGGCCATACCCTTGAAATGACATCCTCCCCGGACATAATAGAAAACCACATCCCTTTATTCTGTACCTGCTGTGGTGGTGATCTGTCGGCGGTTCCAGCAGAACTGTCCTCCAAAAGACAGGTCCTGGATCTTCCTGTGATTAAAGTGGTATGTACCGAGCATAGAATCTTTTCCAAAAACTGTTCCTGTGGAGAAAAGATCAGTGGGTCATTCCCTGACAATATCAATGCCCCCATACAGTACGGGAGCGGTGTTGAAACCATTGTCGGTTATCTGCATGCCAGACAGTATGTTCCCTATAGAAGGATGAAAGAACTTCTCAGGGACTGCTTCGGTATTAATCTCAGCGAGGGGAGTATCGATAACATTATCGGTAGGTTTGCCCGCAAGTCTGCACCAATATATGCAAAGATAAAGACGGCAGTCTCTAAAAGTCCTGTGATAGGAGCTGACGAGACTGGGGCTAAAGTGGATGGAAACAAACAGTGGGTCTGGACTTATCAGACCGAGGAACTCACCCTGTTAGCTATATCTGAATCACGTGGACTTAAGGCGATGAATACACATTTTCCCGATGGGTTCGGAAAGGCAGTATTGTGCCACGATGCATGGAGGGCATACTTCAACTATTCGGAAAACCTGCACCAGCTCTGTTGTGCACATCTGCTTAGGGAGCTCAACTACATTGTTGAACGCTATAAATCTAAATGGGCTGACAGCCTTAGGGCCCTGTTCAGGGAAGCTATCTCACTGAAGAGAAAACTCAAAAAACTATCAGATCCAGAGAATAGCAGGAGTATTGCTTCCATTGAAGAGAAGATGGATAACCTACTCGCCCAACCTGTAGAGTCAAAACATAAAGAAGCAGTATCCCTACAAAAAAGACTCCTGAAATACAGAAAGTCACTTTTTACTTTTCTCTATCACCAAAAAGTACCACCGGATAACAATGCCTCTGAAAGAGCCATACGCAACATCAAGGTGAAACAAAAAATATCAGGACAGTTCAAATCCAACAATGGAGCTGAAAACTTCAGTGTTATAAGATCCGTCGTGGATACCCTGATCAAACGTTCGGGAAATATCTTAGAAAATCTAAATCATATAGCTAATTTACAACCTGAGTAG
- a CDS encoding glycine-rich domain-containing protein: MNIKFYLSFIVGIFVFLVFSGEVLGQTFTSNQNGNWNTAGIWTRSNPFGCGALRNAPPSTSDYAAACRVDVNINHEVFYNQPNVEFGSGYFRTLNVNGINGKLTFQENVTFNTAGSSLPAPNNVIFNVNNGGELNVPNGTLSVNRGGVINITGNSTVIVRDLILVSNNATINVEEGSKLIILNTTTINSNTTLNVNGEFLTRDLIFGSGGNLNAMNNSFVRVSNNVNLSNGLFNASGNTDIRVANNFLQSGGGSYNGSGNSYIQVNGNHNVSSNNPVNLSNTSKFYVVGERTGSMGGNIGSQACYRTNSINPSGCSQNCTVTQSINDGEAVIITYFCDGTWTPPQGLSEYQVLIVGGGGAGGRTNSGNSNKAGGGGGGGAVVFQTVSIPSGIPAGQSYNITIGAGGNGASTVPAQRNGQQSTFNNGNNFIAGGGGGGGLSNVQNGLSGINNSSGGGAGAQGNNQSGNGASGNGNGNLGGNSSSSGNSDNQYGGGGGGANAAGVNGDGNRNGGSGIMNPISGIETDYAAGGGGGAGGNNNSGNGGIGGGGNGGNANNTAQNGAVNTGSGGGGAGGNNRSGGNGGSGIVIIRYEIFRILPVELLEFNASFTPQNRTSTISWATGKEWENSHFEIERAIDNVKSFEKIGEVEGVGYSDDVEEYSFIDEKLPLLGGMAYYRLKQVDFSGSFSYSDVVGVRIPPMNITKGVWRAFPNPTSGESFNLELINNREYNNEELSIRLVTSLANHKPVEGKDLKEISHKIADLLRKSPHGVYILEVNWGQKIEYIKILKK; the protein is encoded by the coding sequence ATGAATATAAAATTTTACCTGTCATTTATTGTTGGCATTTTTGTGTTTTTAGTTTTTTCGGGAGAGGTTTTGGGGCAGACATTTACTAGTAATCAAAATGGCAATTGGAACACAGCTGGAATCTGGACAAGATCTAATCCATTTGGATGTGGAGCTCTTAGGAATGCGCCTCCTTCTACAAGTGATTATGCCGCTGCATGTAGAGTAGATGTAAATATAAATCACGAAGTTTTTTACAATCAACCTAATGTTGAGTTTGGTAGTGGATATTTTAGAACTTTGAATGTAAATGGAATTAATGGGAAATTAACTTTTCAAGAAAATGTCACTTTTAACACAGCAGGATCAAGCTTACCTGCCCCAAACAATGTAATTTTTAATGTAAATAATGGAGGAGAATTAAATGTTCCTAATGGTACTTTGAGTGTAAATAGAGGTGGGGTCATCAACATCACTGGCAATAGTACTGTAATTGTTAGAGACCTAATACTTGTATCAAATAACGCAACAATAAACGTTGAAGAAGGATCAAAATTAATTATTCTAAATACAACGACTATCAATTCAAATACTACTTTGAATGTAAATGGTGAATTCTTAACCAGAGACTTGATTTTCGGCTCTGGTGGGAATTTGAATGCTATGAATAATTCCTTTGTAAGAGTTAGCAATAATGTGAATCTAAGTAATGGTTTATTCAATGCATCAGGAAACACAGATATTAGAGTAGCAAATAATTTTTTACAAAGCGGTGGAGGTTCATACAACGGCTCTGGAAATTCATACATTCAAGTTAATGGAAATCATAACGTATCAAGCAATAACCCTGTCAACCTATCTAATACATCAAAATTCTATGTTGTTGGAGAAAGAACTGGAAGTATGGGTGGAAACATAGGATCCCAAGCTTGCTATAGAACAAACTCAATAAATCCCTCTGGATGTAGTCAAAACTGTACAGTCACTCAATCTATAAATGATGGTGAAGCGGTTATCATTACGTATTTCTGTGATGGCACATGGACACCTCCTCAGGGTCTTTCTGAATATCAAGTTTTGATAGTTGGTGGAGGCGGTGCCGGTGGAAGAACAAATTCAGGTAACTCAAACAAAGCTGGAGGAGGTGGAGGAGGCGGTGCTGTAGTTTTTCAAACAGTTAGTATTCCTTCTGGTATTCCAGCAGGACAATCCTACAATATCACAATAGGTGCAGGTGGTAATGGTGCTTCCACCGTTCCTGCTCAAAGAAATGGACAGCAATCTACTTTTAATAACGGCAATAACTTTATTGCAGGCGGAGGCGGAGGCGGTGGTTTATCAAACGTGCAAAATGGTTTGTCTGGAATAAACAATTCTTCAGGTGGTGGCGCTGGTGCACAAGGTAATAATCAAAGTGGAAACGGCGCATCAGGAAATGGAAATGGTAATCTAGGAGGCAATTCTTCCTCTAGTGGAAACTCGGATAACCAATATGGCGGAGGTGGTGGTGGAGCTAATGCTGCAGGTGTAAATGGAGATGGTAATCGGAATGGAGGTTCTGGAATAATGAACCCAATCTCGGGGATTGAAACAGACTATGCTGCAGGCGGAGGTGGTGGTGCAGGAGGAAATAACAATAGTGGTAATGGAGGCATTGGAGGTGGAGGTAATGGAGGAAATGCAAATAATACTGCCCAAAATGGCGCTGTAAACACGGGAAGTGGTGGTGGTGGTGCAGGTGGTAATAACCGATCTGGAGGAAATGGTGGGTCAGGTATCGTGATAATTAGATATGAAATATTCAGAATCCTCCCCGTAGAACTCCTAGAATTCAACGCATCCTTCACCCCACAAAACCGAACCTCAACAATCTCTTGGGCGACGGGTAAAGAATGGGAAAACTCACATTTCGAAATAGAAAGAGCAATAGATAACGTAAAGTCTTTTGAGAAAATCGGTGAAGTGGAAGGGGTTGGTTACTCTGATGATGTGGAAGAATATAGCTTTATAGACGAAAAACTCCCTCTTCTTGGTGGTATGGCTTACTATAGGTTGAAGCAGGTGGATTTCTCTGGATCTTTTTCATACAGTGATGTAGTTGGAGTCAGAATCCCTCCTATGAATATCACCAAAGGAGTTTGGAGGGCATTTCCTAATCCTACCTCAGGAGAATCTTTCAACCTTGAATTGATAAATAATAGAGAATACAACAACGAGGAACTAAGCATCCGACTTGTAACTTCTCTTGCCAACCACAAACCTGTTGAAGGCAAAGACCTAAAAGAAATCTCACATAAAATAGCTGATCTTCTCAGAAAATCACCGCATGGAGTTTATATCCTAGAAGTCAACTGGGGACAAAAAATAGAATACATCAAAATCTTAAAGAAATAG
- a CDS encoding DUF4168 domain-containing protein, giving the protein MNDSKLMTKTSMLSLIFTLFIGFGAIAQQMMQPQTQVNEDFSDQEFEEFVKINLVLIPLQEKSQGDMIKAIEENDLKVERFQELAQAQQAGTLQEVASGAEEMASFNSAGQKVMEMQQGLQTEIQQAITDSDLSEEKFQEMYMAYTQSPKVKEKVDKMIEKEIK; this is encoded by the coding sequence ATGAATGATTCAAAATTAATGACCAAGACTTCGATGCTTTCGCTGATATTCACCTTATTTATTGGATTTGGTGCCATTGCACAGCAGATGATGCAGCCGCAAACCCAAGTAAACGAGGATTTTTCAGACCAAGAGTTTGAAGAATTTGTAAAAATCAATTTGGTATTGATCCCGCTTCAAGAGAAATCTCAGGGAGATATGATTAAAGCCATCGAAGAAAATGACCTTAAAGTAGAACGATTCCAAGAATTGGCACAAGCCCAACAAGCTGGTACTTTGCAAGAGGTGGCTTCAGGTGCTGAGGAAATGGCAAGTTTCAATAGCGCTGGCCAAAAAGTAATGGAAATGCAACAAGGTTTGCAAACTGAAATCCAACAAGCAATCACTGATAGTGATCTTTCTGAAGAAAAATTTCAGGAGATGTATATGGCTTATACCCAAAGTCCAAAAGTGAAAGAGAAAGTGGATAAAATGATCGAAAAAGAGATTAAATAA
- the tnpC gene encoding IS66 family transposase: protein MGKNSVDYWYSWDYVLIFRKHFYSILDHRDTLIQELIKMNLQLMEQVKSLKSRVSDLENELARYRNPKNSRNSSVPPSKDENRPKKNQSLRQDTGRKTGGQPGHKGHTLEMTSSPDIIENHIPLFCTCCGGDLSAVPAELSSKRQVLDLPVIKVVCTEHRIFSKNCSCGEKISGSFPDNINAPIQYGSGVETIVGYLHARQYVPYRRMKELLRDCFGINLSEGSIDNIIGRFARKSAPIYAKIKTAVSKSPVIGADETGAKVDGNKQWVWTYQTEELTLLAISESRGLKAMNTHFPDGFGKAVLCHDAWRAYFNYSENLHQLCCAHLLRELNYIVERYKSKWADSLRALFREAISLKRKLKKLSDPENSRSIASIEEKMDNLLAQPVESKHKEAVSLQKRLLKYRKSLFTFLYHQKVPPDNNASERAIRNIKVKQKISGQFKSNNGAENFSVIRSVVDTLIKRSGNILENLNHIANLQPE from the coding sequence GTGGGGAAAAACAGCGTGGATTATTGGTATTCATGGGATTATGTGCTGATATTCAGGAAACATTTCTATAGTATATTGGACCACAGGGATACGCTTATTCAGGAACTGATCAAGATGAACCTCCAGCTTATGGAGCAGGTCAAGTCTTTAAAATCTAGGGTATCCGATTTGGAAAATGAGCTTGCCCGTTACCGTAATCCCAAAAACAGCCGCAACAGCTCGGTTCCCCCTTCAAAAGACGAGAACCGCCCCAAAAAAAATCAGAGTCTCCGTCAGGATACAGGGCGCAAAACCGGCGGTCAGCCTGGACACAAAGGCCATACCCTTGAAATGACATCCTCCCCGGACATAATAGAAAACCACATCCCTTTATTCTGTACCTGCTGTGGTGGTGATCTGTCGGCGGTTCCAGCAGAACTGTCCTCCAAAAGACAGGTCCTGGATCTTCCTGTGATTAAAGTGGTATGTACCGAGCATAGAATCTTTTCCAAAAACTGTTCCTGTGGAGAAAAGATCAGTGGGTCATTCCCTGACAATATCAATGCCCCCATACAGTACGGGAGCGGTGTTGAAACCATTGTCGGTTATCTGCATGCCAGACAGTATGTTCCCTATAGAAGGATGAAAGAACTTCTCAGGGACTGCTTCGGTATTAATCTCAGCGAGGGGAGTATCGATAACATTATCGGTAGGTTTGCCCGCAAGTCTGCACCAATATATGCAAAGATAAAGACGGCAGTCTCTAAAAGTCCTGTGATAGGAGCTGACGAGACTGGGGCTAAAGTGGATGGAAACAAACAGTGGGTCTGGACTTATCAGACCGAGGAACTCACCCTGTTAGCTATATCTGAATCACGTGGACTTAAGGCGATGAATACACATTTTCCCGATGGGTTCGGAAAGGCAGTATTGTGCCACGATGCATGGAGGGCATACTTCAACTATTCGGAAAACCTGCACCAGCTCTGTTGTGCACATCTGCTTAGGGAGCTCAACTACATTGTTGAACGCTATAAATCTAAATGGGCTGACAGCCTTAGGGCCCTGTTCAGGGAAGCTATCTCACTGAAGAGAAAACTCAAAAAACTATCAGATCCAGAGAATAGCAGGAGTATTGCTTCCATTGAAGAGAAGATGGATAACCTACTCGCCCAACCTGTAGAGTCAAAACATAAAGAAGCAGTATCCCTACAAAAAAGACTCCTGAAATACAGAAAGTCACTTTTTACTTTTCTCTATCACCAAAAAGTACCACCGGATAACAATGCCTCTGAAAGAGCCATACGCAACATCAAGGTGAAACAAAAAATATCAGGACAGTTCAAATCCAACAATGGAGCTGAAAACTTCAGTGTTATAAGATCCGTCGTGGATACCCTGATCAAACGTTCGGGAAATATCTTAGAAAATCTAAATCATATAGCTAATTTACAACCTGAGTAG
- a CDS encoding cation:proton antiporter has product MESLSHQDVVNLFLQLAAMLLLARVFAEIAQKFKQPAVVGELLAGIILGPTILGTLTPELFDYLFASNPSANLALDGFVQIAVVLLLFIAGLEVELHLVWSQGKSALSISLLGLVVPFILGFIFPYYFSTFFGLADGDRLLFSLFMGTAMSITALPVVVRILMDMNLFKTKMGMLIVASAMVNDIIGWLIFSVILSFMGKGSSLSLAQTIGVTLMFTFFMLTLGKIIINKVLPWVNKKLAWPGGVLSLSMAFCFLAAAFTEWLGIHSIFGAFLLGVALGDSEHMSERAKEIVHQFINNIFAPLFFVSIGLKINFFTNFEILLTLAVLAISFAGKIIGSGYGAFKGGFNIKESLAIGFGMNARGAMEIILGLIALENGLIDEKLFVALVVMAIITSMTSGPLMKWALKGSKKG; this is encoded by the coding sequence ATGGAAAGTTTATCACATCAAGATGTAGTCAATCTATTTCTGCAGCTTGCTGCTATGCTCTTGCTTGCACGGGTATTTGCTGAAATAGCTCAGAAGTTCAAGCAGCCCGCCGTTGTGGGGGAGTTGCTTGCAGGCATTATTTTGGGGCCAACGATTTTGGGGACTCTGACTCCTGAGCTTTTCGATTATCTTTTTGCTAGTAATCCAAGTGCCAATCTAGCATTGGATGGATTTGTGCAGATTGCAGTTGTTTTGCTTTTGTTTATTGCTGGACTGGAAGTAGAATTGCACTTGGTTTGGTCACAAGGAAAATCTGCTTTGAGCATTAGTCTCTTGGGCTTGGTGGTCCCTTTTATTTTAGGTTTTATATTCCCCTACTATTTTTCAACTTTCTTTGGTCTAGCTGATGGTGATCGCTTGCTATTCTCACTCTTTATGGGGACAGCCATGTCAATTACCGCCCTGCCAGTTGTCGTAAGAATCTTGATGGATATGAATCTCTTCAAGACTAAAATGGGGATGTTAATTGTAGCTTCAGCGATGGTCAATGATATCATTGGCTGGTTGATTTTCTCTGTGATTCTTTCTTTCATGGGCAAAGGCAGTTCACTTTCTTTGGCTCAGACCATTGGTGTAACATTAATGTTTACTTTCTTTATGCTTACCCTTGGGAAAATCATCATCAACAAAGTGCTTCCTTGGGTAAATAAGAAACTTGCTTGGCCAGGTGGCGTGCTTTCTCTTTCTATGGCTTTTTGCTTTTTAGCAGCAGCATTTACAGAATGGCTGGGGATTCACTCGATCTTCGGTGCTTTCCTTTTGGGAGTGGCATTAGGAGACTCAGAGCATATGTCTGAGCGAGCTAAGGAGATTGTACATCAATTTATCAACAATATCTTCGCTCCGCTTTTCTTTGTTTCCATTGGTTTGAAAATCAACTTCTTTACCAATTTTGAAATTTTACTGACTTTAGCAGTCTTGGCGATTTCATTTGCTGGAAAAATTATAGGAAGTGGTTATGGCGCCTTCAAAGGTGGATTTAATATCAAAGAATCCTTAGCAATAGGATTTGGGATGAATGCGAGAGGTGCGATGGAAATTATCCTTGGCTTGATAGCTTTGGAGAATGGCCTGATCGATGAAAAACTCTTTGTGGCTCTCGTTGTCATGGCAATCATCACAAGTATGACAAGTGGACCTTTGATGAAATGGGCGCTGAAAGGGAGCAAGAAAGGGTAG